One Burkholderia pyrrocinia DNA segment encodes these proteins:
- a CDS encoding LysR family transcriptional regulator, protein MTDRLDGVTTFVQVVESGSFALAAERLDMTRSAVGKAVARLEKRLGARLLQRTTRSQSLTDDGQAYYDRCVRALSELEAAEADLDCGRHEARGKLRLSVPLAFGHHCVTPIVLDLARTYPHLRIDVSITDRFVDLVEEGIDLAVRIGTLADSTSLAVRRLGTQYGSLGAAPSYLARYGMPKSLDDLKHHRTIAYSRSGVPQPWDLRAPDGSTVRVDMQHQLSFDDVQAIAAAGASGFGIAWLPSWLLDYYVKRGEMAVVLDRCFVCEGDIHAIWPKTRYLPRKTRCVIDALAQAIPPMIERRDAFNEMK, encoded by the coding sequence ATGACCGACAGACTCGACGGCGTAACGACCTTCGTCCAGGTGGTGGAATCGGGCAGCTTCGCGCTCGCCGCGGAGCGGCTCGACATGACGCGTTCGGCCGTCGGCAAGGCGGTCGCGCGGCTCGAGAAGCGGCTCGGCGCTCGGCTGCTGCAGCGCACGACGCGCAGCCAGAGCCTGACCGACGACGGCCAGGCGTACTACGACCGCTGCGTACGCGCGCTGTCGGAACTGGAAGCGGCGGAAGCCGATCTCGACTGCGGCCGCCACGAGGCGCGCGGCAAGCTGCGGCTGAGCGTGCCGCTCGCGTTCGGGCACCACTGCGTGACGCCGATCGTGCTCGACCTCGCGCGCACCTATCCGCACCTGCGGATCGACGTGTCGATCACCGACCGCTTCGTCGATCTCGTCGAGGAAGGCATCGACCTCGCGGTGCGGATCGGCACGCTCGCGGACAGCACGAGCCTCGCGGTGCGCCGGCTCGGCACGCAATACGGCAGCCTCGGCGCGGCGCCGTCGTATCTCGCGCGCTACGGGATGCCGAAGTCGCTCGACGATCTGAAGCATCACCGGACCATCGCATATTCACGCTCGGGCGTGCCGCAGCCGTGGGACCTGCGCGCGCCGGACGGCTCGACGGTACGCGTCGACATGCAGCATCAGTTGAGTTTCGACGACGTGCAGGCGATCGCGGCGGCCGGTGCGTCGGGGTTCGGGATCGCATGGCTGCCGAGCTGGCTGCTCGACTACTACGTGAAGCGCGGCGAGATGGCGGTCGTGCTCGACCGCTGCTTCGTCTGCGAAGGCGACATTCACGCGATCTGGCCAAAGACGCGTTACCTGCCGCGCAAGACGCGCTGCGTGATCGACGCGCTCGCACAGGCGATTCCGCCGATGATCGAGCGCCGGGATGCGTTCAACGAGATGAAATGA
- a CDS encoding MFS transporter, whose protein sequence is MTLSDSRRNAVALAAVCLTSLMFGLEISSVPVILPTLEHVLHGDFNGMQWIMNAYTIACTTVLMAAGTLADRFGRKRVYVIGTVLFGATSLLCGLAPNVPVLVAGRLLQGASGGAMLICQIAVLSHQFREGRERGRAFGIWGIVFGIGLGFGPIVGGAIVALASWPWVFLVHAPLAAVALALIGGAVQESRDPHAGTLDVAGIVTLSLAVLGLAFYITQSAELGLTSAAGLGVLGATVLALVGFFVAERASARPMFDFSVFRIRAFTGAIFGSMGMNFSFWPFMIYLPIWFQVALGYDSVTAGLALLAYTLPTLVAPPFGERLALRYGPGVVIPGGLFTIAAGFALMRLGSAAEHASWLTMLPGCVIAGIGLGLTNTPVTNTTTGAVPSARAGMASGIDMSARMISLALNIATMGFVLVAGIVASLKGGAAGAIGDAALRRLAQEIASGRTDGLYAIAPALAQADPTGAALHAALVHGFGWVMVYGAAGVAVLATASAVAFAPARRGAAVCE, encoded by the coding sequence ATGACGCTATCCGACTCCCGCAGGAATGCGGTCGCGCTCGCGGCCGTCTGTCTCACGTCGCTGATGTTCGGCCTCGAAATCTCGAGCGTGCCGGTGATCCTGCCGACGCTCGAACACGTGCTGCATGGCGATTTCAACGGCATGCAGTGGATCATGAACGCGTACACGATCGCATGTACGACGGTGCTGATGGCGGCCGGCACGCTCGCGGACCGGTTCGGCCGCAAGCGCGTGTACGTGATCGGCACCGTGCTGTTCGGCGCGACGTCGCTGCTGTGCGGGCTCGCGCCGAACGTGCCGGTGCTCGTCGCGGGCCGGCTGCTGCAGGGCGCCAGCGGCGGCGCGATGCTGATCTGCCAGATCGCGGTGCTGTCGCACCAGTTCCGCGAAGGTCGCGAGCGCGGCCGCGCATTCGGGATCTGGGGGATCGTGTTCGGCATCGGGCTCGGCTTCGGGCCGATCGTCGGCGGCGCGATCGTCGCGCTGGCGAGCTGGCCGTGGGTGTTCCTCGTCCATGCGCCGCTCGCGGCCGTGGCGCTCGCGCTGATCGGCGGCGCGGTGCAGGAGTCGCGCGATCCGCATGCGGGCACGCTCGACGTCGCGGGCATCGTCACGCTGTCGCTCGCGGTGCTCGGCCTCGCGTTCTACATCACGCAGAGCGCGGAGCTCGGGCTGACGAGCGCCGCCGGCCTCGGCGTGCTCGGCGCGACCGTGCTGGCGCTCGTGGGCTTCTTCGTCGCGGAGCGCGCCAGCGCGCGGCCGATGTTCGACTTCTCCGTGTTCCGGATTCGCGCGTTCACCGGCGCGATCTTCGGCTCGATGGGGATGAACTTCAGCTTCTGGCCGTTCATGATCTACCTGCCGATCTGGTTCCAGGTCGCGCTCGGCTACGACAGCGTGACGGCCGGCCTCGCGCTGCTCGCGTACACGCTGCCGACGCTGGTCGCGCCGCCGTTCGGCGAACGGCTCGCGCTGCGCTACGGGCCGGGCGTCGTGATCCCGGGCGGCCTGTTCACGATCGCGGCCGGCTTCGCGCTGATGCGGCTCGGCAGCGCGGCGGAGCACGCGAGCTGGCTCACGATGCTGCCCGGCTGCGTGATCGCCGGCATCGGGCTCGGGCTCACGAACACGCCCGTCACCAACACGACGACGGGTGCGGTGCCGAGCGCGCGGGCCGGGATGGCGTCGGGCATCGACATGAGCGCGCGGATGATCTCGCTCGCGCTGAACATCGCGACGATGGGCTTCGTGCTGGTCGCGGGGATTGTCGCGAGCCTGAAGGGCGGTGCCGCGGGTGCGATCGGCGATGCGGCGCTGCGCCGGCTTGCGCAGGAGATCGCGTCGGGTCGTACCGACGGGCTGTACGCGATCGCACCGGCGCTCGCGCAGGCCGACCCGACCGGCGCGGCGCTGCACGCGGCGCTCGTGCACGGGTTCGGCTGGGTGATGGTGTACGGCGCGGCCGGCGTGGCCGTGCTCGCGACCGCGAGCGCGGTGGCGTTCGCGCCGGCGCGGCGTGGAGCGGCCGTGTGCGAATGA
- a CDS encoding efflux transporter outer membrane subunit — MTCSSPLHRLGAFACAAALLAGCTSARHAPLPAVAMPANWEAPVAAGAPATTRDWWRSFGDPQLDRLIDDALRANNDLAIAAIRVYRAQLQAGLVDTNLTPTVSLGANGAASRTLDTHRTSRSSGVTGSLSYEIDLWGRLAALRDAAHWEADATAADLEAARLSLIGTTASLYWRIGYLNRQIALGDANIAYAVRTLAVVRSRHAAGAVSGLDLAQAEQSLSAQRAAQTQLIQQRTENRHALALLFDRPPQQRAAEPSALPDAPPPEVAAGLPASLLGRRPDLRAAEFRLRESLAQVDATRTSFYPTFTLTGSAGTTSTSLERVLMNPAGTLGLGLALPFIQWNTMQLQIKVSKSQYEEAVVGFRQRLYTALAEVENALSARVQLEREAEQRALSLAQAQRAEQLAAARFAAGATAVQPWLDQQQRLRDAQSADELTRLNRLNNQMTLYRALGGGMS; from the coding sequence ATGACCTGTTCCTCACCGCTTCACCGCCTGGGCGCATTCGCGTGCGCGGCCGCGCTGCTGGCCGGCTGCACATCCGCTCGCCACGCGCCGCTGCCGGCCGTCGCGATGCCCGCGAACTGGGAAGCGCCGGTCGCGGCCGGCGCACCGGCCACGACGCGCGACTGGTGGCGCAGCTTCGGCGATCCGCAACTCGACCGCTTGATCGACGACGCGCTGCGTGCCAACAACGATCTCGCGATCGCGGCGATCCGCGTGTACCGCGCGCAACTGCAGGCCGGGCTCGTCGACACGAACCTGACGCCCACCGTATCGCTCGGCGCGAACGGCGCCGCGTCGCGCACGCTCGATACGCACCGGACGAGCCGGTCGAGCGGCGTCACCGGTTCGCTCAGCTATGAAATCGACCTGTGGGGCCGGCTGGCCGCGCTGCGCGATGCCGCGCACTGGGAAGCCGACGCAACGGCCGCCGATCTCGAAGCCGCGCGGCTGTCGCTGATCGGCACGACCGCGTCGCTGTACTGGCGGATCGGTTATCTGAACCGGCAGATCGCGCTCGGCGACGCGAACATCGCGTATGCGGTGCGCACGCTCGCGGTCGTCCGGTCGCGGCATGCGGCCGGCGCCGTGTCGGGGCTCGATCTCGCGCAGGCCGAACAGAGCCTGTCCGCGCAACGCGCCGCGCAGACCCAACTGATCCAGCAGCGCACCGAGAACCGCCACGCGCTCGCGCTCCTGTTCGACCGGCCGCCGCAGCAACGCGCGGCCGAACCGTCGGCACTGCCCGACGCGCCGCCGCCGGAAGTGGCGGCCGGCCTGCCGGCCAGCCTGCTCGGCCGGCGCCCGGACCTGCGCGCGGCGGAATTCCGGCTGCGCGAATCGCTCGCGCAGGTCGACGCGACGCGCACCAGCTTCTATCCGACCTTCACGCTGACCGGCAGCGCCGGCACGACGAGCACGAGCCTCGAGCGCGTGCTGATGAATCCGGCCGGCACGCTCGGGCTCGGCCTCGCGCTGCCGTTCATCCAGTGGAACACGATGCAGTTGCAGATCAAGGTGTCGAAGTCGCAGTACGAGGAAGCGGTGGTCGGGTTCCGCCAGCGGCTCTACACGGCACTCGCGGAAGTCGAGAATGCGCTGTCGGCGCGCGTGCAGCTCGAACGCGAGGCCGAACAGCGCGCGCTGTCGCTGGCCCAGGCGCAGCGCGCCGAACAGCTTGCCGCCGCGCGGTTCGCGGCCGGCGCGACCGCCGTGCAGCCGTGGCTCGACCAGCAGCAGCGGCTGCGCGACGCGCAAAGCGCCGACGAGCTGACGCGGCTGAACCGGCTCAACAACCAGATGACGCTGTACCGCGCGCTCGGCGGCGGAATGTCCTGA
- a CDS encoding MacB family efflux pump subunit — translation MRQPLLKLSSVTRRFPAGDKDVVVLNNVNLSIDAGEIVAIVGASGSGKSTLMNILGCLDHPSEGTYTVGERDTHMLDSDELAQLRREHFGFVFQRYHLLPHVDAVANLEMPAIYAGTTRAERHERARELLARLGLADRAHHRPGQLSGGQQQRVSIARALMNGGQVILADEPTGALDTKSGQDVIRILHELNALGHTIVIVTHDKDVARHARRIIEISDGEIVADRRNRHYAEALAEACVDTTEESAGAPSARDRHDDPPPADADTGTRARRFAAGTGRFAEACRMAWIALVSHRLRTLLTMLGIIIGITSVVSIVAIGEGAKRYMLDEIGSIGTNTINVYPGTDWGDSRADSIQTLVPADVAALAEQPYVDSATPETSRTLLLRYRNIDVNALVSGVGDRFFQARGMRFALGVAFDEDAVRRQAQVAVIDQNTRRKLFGATRNPVGEVILVDNVPCVVIGVTADKKSAFGSVKSLNVWVPYTTASGRLFGQRHLDSITVRVRDGQPSAAAEKSLEKLMIQRHGRKDFFTYNMDSVVKTVEKTGQSLTLLLSLIAVISLVVGGIGVMNIMLVSVTERTREIGIRMAVGARQSDILQQFLVEAVLVCLLGGTIGIALSFGLGAVFSMFVAQWKMVFSAGAIVTAFVCSTLTGVIFGFMPARNASRLDPIDALARD, via the coding sequence ATGCGCCAGCCCCTGCTGAAACTCTCGAGCGTCACGCGGCGCTTTCCGGCCGGCGACAAGGACGTCGTCGTCCTGAACAACGTCAACCTGTCGATCGACGCGGGCGAGATCGTCGCGATCGTCGGCGCGTCGGGTTCAGGCAAGTCGACGCTGATGAACATCCTCGGCTGCCTCGATCACCCGAGCGAAGGCACCTACACGGTCGGCGAACGCGACACGCACATGCTCGACAGCGACGAGCTCGCACAACTGCGCCGCGAGCACTTCGGCTTCGTGTTCCAGCGCTATCACCTGCTGCCGCACGTCGATGCGGTCGCGAACCTCGAAATGCCCGCGATCTATGCAGGCACCACGCGCGCGGAGCGGCACGAACGCGCGCGCGAGCTGCTCGCGCGCCTCGGGCTCGCGGATCGCGCGCACCACCGGCCCGGGCAACTGTCCGGCGGCCAGCAGCAGCGCGTGAGCATTGCGCGCGCGCTGATGAACGGCGGCCAGGTGATCCTCGCCGACGAGCCGACCGGCGCGCTCGACACGAAAAGCGGCCAGGACGTGATCCGCATCCTGCACGAGCTGAACGCGCTCGGCCATACGATCGTCATCGTCACGCACGACAAGGACGTCGCGCGCCATGCGCGGCGCATCATCGAGATCAGCGACGGCGAGATCGTCGCCGACCGGCGGAATCGCCACTATGCGGAAGCGCTCGCGGAAGCCTGCGTCGACACGACCGAAGAATCGGCCGGCGCGCCGTCCGCACGCGATCGGCACGACGACCCGCCGCCCGCCGACGCAGACACCGGCACGCGCGCGCGCCGCTTCGCGGCCGGCACCGGCCGCTTCGCCGAGGCTTGCCGGATGGCGTGGATCGCGCTCGTGTCGCACCGGCTGCGCACGCTGCTGACGATGCTCGGCATCATCATCGGCATCACGTCGGTCGTGTCGATCGTCGCGATCGGTGAAGGTGCGAAGCGCTACATGCTCGACGAGATCGGCAGCATCGGCACGAACACGATCAACGTCTATCCGGGCACCGACTGGGGCGACAGCCGCGCGGACTCGATCCAGACGCTCGTGCCGGCCGATGTCGCCGCGCTCGCCGAGCAGCCGTACGTCGACAGCGCGACGCCCGAAACGTCGCGCACGCTGCTGCTGCGCTACCGCAACATCGACGTCAACGCGCTCGTGAGCGGCGTCGGCGACCGCTTCTTCCAGGCGCGCGGGATGCGTTTCGCGCTGGGGGTCGCGTTCGACGAGGACGCGGTACGCCGCCAGGCGCAGGTGGCCGTGATCGACCAGAACACGCGCCGCAAGCTGTTCGGCGCGACGCGCAATCCGGTCGGCGAAGTGATCCTGGTCGACAATGTGCCGTGCGTCGTGATCGGCGTCACGGCCGACAAGAAGAGCGCATTCGGCAGCGTGAAGAGCCTGAACGTGTGGGTGCCGTACACGACCGCGAGCGGACGCCTGTTCGGTCAGCGCCATCTCGACAGCATCACCGTGCGCGTGCGCGACGGGCAACCGAGCGCCGCCGCCGAGAAAAGCCTCGAAAAGCTGATGATCCAGCGCCACGGCCGCAAGGATTTCTTCACGTACAACATGGACAGCGTGGTCAAGACCGTCGAGAAGACCGGCCAGTCGCTGACGCTGCTGCTGTCGCTGATCGCCGTGATCTCGCTCGTCGTCGGCGGGATCGGCGTGATGAACATCATGCTCGTGTCGGTCACCGAACGCACGCGCGAGATCGGCATCCGGATGGCGGTCGGCGCGCGCCAGTCCGACATCCTGCAGCAGTTCCTCGTCGAGGCCGTGCTCGTCTGCCTGCTCGGCGGCACGATCGGCATCGCGCTGTCGTTCGGGCTCGGCGCGGTGTTCTCGATGTTCGTCGCGCAATGGAAGATGGTGTTCTCCGCCGGCGCGATCGTGACGGCGTTCGTCTGCTCGACGCTCACCGGCGTGATATTCGGTTTCATGCCCGCGCGCAACGCGTCGCGGCTCGATCCGATCGATGCGCTCGCGCGCGACTGA
- a CDS encoding efflux RND transporter periplasmic adaptor subunit, with product MTQKTHRRRRIVLATLAVVAIAAGVALKACAPDKHPQYLSAPVTRGDLENAVLATGALQAFKQVDVGAQVSGQLKTLKVKLGDKVAKGQWLAEIDPVISENALRQARAGEESLRAQHQSTAAQLTQAELAFRRQQAMLPDDATSREAFEAARATLDVQRSTLASLAAQIRSARIQIETAQANLGYTRIVAPIDGEVVAIVTQEGQTVIAQQQAPVILKLADLDTMTVKAQVSEADVIRVSAGQTAYFTILGEPDKRHYGKLRAIEPAPQNYAEAQSALGGGAGGGAKPNAAVFYNALFEVPNPEHRLRISMTAQVGIVLGNARNALNIPAAALGEKRKDGSYAVRVLRADGSTDTRNIRIGINNNVRVEVLAGLKDGERVVIGEAAADEHAPLADVV from the coding sequence ATGACTCAGAAGACCCATCGCCGCCGGCGCATCGTGCTCGCCACCCTTGCCGTCGTCGCGATCGCCGCCGGCGTCGCGCTGAAGGCCTGCGCGCCCGACAAGCATCCGCAGTACCTGTCCGCGCCCGTCACGCGCGGCGATCTCGAGAACGCCGTGCTCGCGACCGGCGCGCTGCAGGCGTTCAAGCAGGTCGACGTCGGCGCGCAGGTGTCGGGGCAGTTGAAGACGCTGAAGGTCAAGCTCGGCGACAAGGTCGCGAAGGGCCAGTGGCTCGCCGAAATCGATCCGGTGATTTCCGAAAACGCGCTGCGCCAGGCGCGCGCCGGCGAAGAAAGCCTGCGCGCGCAGCACCAGTCGACCGCCGCGCAACTGACACAGGCGGAGCTCGCGTTCCGGCGTCAGCAGGCGATGCTGCCCGACGATGCGACGTCGCGCGAAGCGTTCGAGGCCGCGCGCGCGACGCTCGACGTGCAGCGCTCGACGCTCGCGTCGCTCGCCGCGCAGATCCGCTCGGCCCGCATCCAGATCGAGACCGCGCAGGCCAACCTCGGCTATACGCGCATCGTCGCGCCGATCGACGGCGAGGTCGTCGCGATCGTCACGCAGGAAGGCCAGACCGTGATCGCGCAGCAGCAGGCGCCGGTGATCCTGAAGCTCGCGGATCTCGACACGATGACCGTGAAGGCGCAGGTGTCGGAAGCCGACGTGATCCGCGTGAGCGCCGGCCAGACCGCGTATTTCACGATCCTCGGCGAACCGGACAAGCGCCACTACGGCAAGCTGCGCGCGATCGAGCCGGCGCCGCAGAACTACGCGGAAGCGCAGAGCGCGCTCGGCGGCGGCGCGGGCGGCGGCGCGAAGCCGAACGCCGCGGTGTTCTACAACGCGCTGTTCGAAGTGCCGAATCCCGAGCATCGGCTGCGCATCTCGATGACCGCGCAGGTCGGCATCGTGCTCGGCAACGCGCGCAACGCACTCAACATCCCGGCCGCCGCGCTCGGCGAGAAGCGCAAGGACGGCAGCTATGCGGTCCGCGTGCTGCGCGCCGACGGCAGCACGGATACGCGCAACATCCGCATCGGCATCAACAACAACGTACGCGTCGAAGTGCTGGCCGGCCTGAAGGACGGCGAGCGCGTCGTGATCGGCGAAGCCGCCGCCGACGAGCACGCACCGCTGGCGGACGTGGTGTGA
- a CDS encoding HD domain-containing protein: MTPDTIHARLDFLREAERLKDVLRSGHTSAGRAESTAEHSWRLCLMALVFADALPGIDTLKLLKLCVVHDLGEALHGDIPAIEQAAHPDKSAHERDDLLTLTASLDRTLRDEIVALWDEYEAAASPEARAAKALDKLETILQHNQGSNPPDFDYAFNLGYGRRYTDAAPLFSAIRDIVDADTQRRIDAGGQRA, encoded by the coding sequence ATGACCCCCGACACGATCCACGCGCGGCTCGATTTCCTGCGCGAAGCCGAACGCCTGAAGGACGTGCTGCGCAGCGGCCACACGTCGGCCGGGCGCGCGGAAAGCACGGCCGAGCATAGCTGGCGGCTGTGCCTGATGGCGCTCGTGTTCGCCGACGCGCTGCCCGGCATCGATACGCTGAAGCTGCTGAAGCTGTGCGTCGTCCACGATCTCGGCGAGGCGCTGCACGGCGACATCCCCGCGATCGAGCAGGCCGCACACCCGGACAAAAGCGCGCACGAACGCGACGACCTGCTGACCCTGACGGCGTCGCTCGATCGCACGCTGCGCGACGAGATCGTCGCGCTGTGGGATGAATACGAAGCAGCCGCGTCGCCGGAAGCGCGCGCGGCGAAAGCGCTCGACAAACTCGAGACGATCCTGCAGCACAACCAGGGCAGCAATCCGCCCGATTTCGACTACGCGTTCAATCTCGGCTACGGCCGGCGCTATACCGATGCCGCGCCGCTGTTCAGTGCGATCCGCGATATCGTGGACGCGGATACGCAACGCAGGATCGATGCGGGCGGGCAGCGCGCGTAA
- a CDS encoding helix-turn-helix domain-containing protein → MTASPLHTPPLGPQLKRWRALHRVKQSHAAELFGVGQSTISRWEAGLQQMSPDERTTAERLLAARLDSAGDHALARLIAGSAGRMHLVCDLTHRLLASSPARAAEFSQPLPMLLGTSLWRYATPEIVRMEAALDTLGWHDRAGPPSVEFDTGANASRVVPIRGSRCRWTRMTLSDGSAARLVETL, encoded by the coding sequence ATGACCGCCTCACCGCTTCACACGCCACCGCTCGGCCCGCAGCTCAAGCGCTGGCGCGCGCTGCACCGCGTGAAGCAAAGCCACGCGGCCGAACTGTTCGGCGTCGGGCAATCGACGATCTCCCGCTGGGAAGCCGGCCTGCAGCAGATGTCGCCCGACGAGCGCACGACGGCCGAGCGGCTGCTCGCCGCGCGCCTCGATTCCGCGGGCGACCACGCGCTCGCGCGCCTCATCGCGGGCAGCGCGGGCCGCATGCATCTCGTGTGCGACCTCACGCACCGCCTGCTCGCCAGTTCGCCGGCGCGTGCGGCCGAATTCTCGCAGCCGCTGCCGATGCTGCTCGGCACATCGCTGTGGCGCTACGCGACGCCGGAGATCGTCCGCATGGAAGCCGCGCTCGACACGCTCGGCTGGCACGACCGCGCGGGGCCGCCGAGCGTCGAATTCGACACCGGCGCGAATGCGTCGCGCGTCGTGCCGATCCGCGGCAGCAGGTGCCGGTGGACGCGGATGACGCTGTCGGACGGTTCGGCCGCGCGGCTCGTGGAAACGCTGTAG
- a CDS encoding HdeD family acid-resistance protein, which yields MVRLVLLLLGIEYLRTRWRGLTVLGWLWVVAGAVIFVDALDGALHFPIELFAWLFLIEGLATLAVAGSGVGGQRILRYVKGIVVVVAAGLVFAGHHHGHFLLSMIFGTLFLVDGLLQCTSAWMVRYRRWNVAFAWGVVEILLAIFFFQPYPTHYVGTVPYCLGLLLIFGGMHMLSLAARVRRLTRNPAFATSPAPALAPDLDDARDRPHFAQSEWDGPPADGERALTVHVWTPTGTSKAEAQRYPVIDRYIAAVDVNGVISTGHAALESPEGIYISLYPGVEIDRSPDEFTRILRATRENDVPGLFQPDYATESKAWCPSTVRVRIRNYDPAKLDAFWSAYRQNVTYNLTHRNCSSTVSNALEAALDGAVWRLKGARAGWGAFVRLLLTPELWVAAQIRKRAVTMAWTPGLTLDYARALSMLADPRPFAWWKVARSAVKAIMTSRRAWREQDSAALSPGGSEAASTK from the coding sequence ATGGTACGACTGGTCTTGCTGCTGCTGGGCATCGAATATCTGCGAACCCGCTGGCGCGGGCTGACCGTGCTCGGCTGGCTGTGGGTCGTCGCGGGTGCCGTCATCTTCGTCGACGCGCTCGACGGTGCGCTGCATTTCCCGATCGAGCTGTTTGCGTGGCTGTTCCTGATCGAGGGGCTCGCGACGCTCGCGGTGGCCGGCAGCGGCGTCGGCGGGCAGCGCATCCTGCGCTACGTGAAGGGCATCGTCGTCGTGGTGGCCGCGGGGCTCGTGTTCGCCGGGCATCACCACGGCCACTTCCTGCTGTCGATGATCTTCGGCACGCTGTTCCTCGTCGACGGGCTGCTGCAATGCACGTCCGCATGGATGGTGCGCTACCGCCGCTGGAACGTCGCGTTCGCGTGGGGTGTTGTCGAGATTCTGCTGGCGATCTTCTTCTTCCAGCCGTACCCGACGCACTACGTGGGCACCGTGCCGTACTGCCTCGGCCTGCTGCTGATATTTGGCGGGATGCACATGCTGAGCCTCGCCGCACGCGTGCGGCGGCTCACGCGCAATCCCGCGTTCGCGACGTCGCCCGCGCCGGCGCTCGCGCCGGATCTCGACGATGCGCGCGACCGGCCGCATTTCGCGCAAAGCGAATGGGACGGCCCGCCGGCCGACGGCGAGCGCGCGCTCACCGTGCACGTGTGGACGCCGACCGGCACGTCGAAGGCCGAAGCGCAGCGCTATCCGGTGATCGACCGCTATATCGCGGCGGTGGACGTCAACGGTGTGATCTCGACCGGGCACGCGGCGCTGGAGTCGCCTGAGGGCATCTATATCAGCCTGTATCCGGGTGTCGAAATCGATCGTTCTCCGGACGAATTCACGCGCATTCTGCGTGCGACGCGCGAGAACGATGTCCCGGGCCTGTTCCAGCCCGACTACGCGACCGAGTCGAAGGCGTGGTGCCCGTCGACCGTGCGCGTGCGGATCCGCAACTACGATCCGGCGAAGCTGGATGCATTCTGGTCGGCATACCGGCAGAACGTGACGTACAACCTCACGCACCGCAACTGCTCGAGCACCGTGTCGAACGCGCTCGAAGCCGCGCTCGACGGCGCGGTGTGGCGGCTGAAGGGCGCGCGGGCCGGGTGGGGCGCGTTCGTCCGGCTGCTGCTCACGCCCGAGCTGTGGGTTGCCGCGCAGATCCGCAAGCGCGCGGTGACGATGGCGTGGACGCCCGGGCTCACGCTTGACTATGCGCGCGCGCTCAGCATGCTCGCCGACCCGCGGCCGTTCGCGTGGTGGAAGGTCGCGCGCTCGGCGGTGAAGGCGATCATGACGTCGCGCCGCGCGTGGCGCGAGCAGGACAGCGCGGCGCTGTCGCCCGGCGGATCGGAGGCTGCGTCGACGAAGTGA
- a CDS encoding ribonuclease T2 encodes MLKTLARAAAALAVASASLHATAQTSYDYLLLAASWEPGFCASHDTPECTNLAGSYAATSLSLHGLWPNRYDGNQPFYCGVPQSDVDLDNAHQWCSMDAYPISSATRNTLSTYMPGVASCLDKHEWFKHGTCSNSASPDAYWNQASGMISRLGNTSFNAYLQANAGNTVTRNQLLSAFEGAFGSNTRSAVSLKCTKTNGVSYFTEAWIAVKTNATTQFPSAASLVTDGNTQGTCPTSGVYIAK; translated from the coding sequence ATGCTCAAGACGCTCGCCCGCGCCGCTGCCGCACTCGCCGTCGCTTCCGCTTCACTGCACGCCACCGCGCAGACCAGCTACGACTACCTGTTGCTCGCCGCCTCGTGGGAGCCCGGCTTCTGCGCGTCGCACGACACGCCCGAATGCACGAACCTCGCCGGCTCGTATGCGGCGACGAGCCTGTCGCTGCATGGCCTGTGGCCGAACCGATATGACGGCAACCAGCCGTTCTACTGCGGCGTGCCGCAGAGCGACGTCGATCTCGACAACGCGCACCAGTGGTGCAGCATGGACGCCTACCCGATCAGCAGCGCGACCCGCAACACGCTGTCGACGTACATGCCGGGCGTCGCGTCGTGCCTCGACAAGCACGAATGGTTCAAGCACGGCACCTGCTCGAATTCGGCGTCGCCCGATGCGTACTGGAACCAGGCGTCCGGCATGATCAGCCGGCTCGGCAACACGTCGTTCAATGCATACCTGCAGGCGAACGCGGGCAACACGGTCACGCGTAACCAGTTGCTGTCCGCGTTCGAAGGCGCGTTCGGCAGCAATACGCGCAGCGCGGTGTCGCTGAAGTGCACGAAGACCAATGGCGTCAGCTATTTCACCGAAGCGTGGATCGCGGTGAAGACGAATGCGACCACGCAGTTCCCGAGCGCCGCGTCGCTCGTGACGGACGGCAATACGCAGGGCACGTGCCCGACGTCGGGCGTGTATATCGCGAAGTAA